A DNA window from Calliphora vicina chromosome 1, idCalVici1.1, whole genome shotgun sequence contains the following coding sequences:
- the Mpi gene encoding mannose-6-phosphate isomerase: MELLGNIKNYEWGKLGDSSEVANLFKANKENFDIINNIPYAELWMGDHGSGPSVVKSSGQELGQVYKQRLPYLFKVLSVRKALSIQVHPNKEEATRLHKERPDLYKDPNHKPELAIALTPFMALCGFRPYGEIYQFCQQLPPLKKLLGGDTVVNGLSNGSTNDFKKCYETLMTADAADVSRVIDIILKDYNDVLIKYSIQETFSTLHSDYPGDVGALSLFFLNLLYLQPGESIFLGANEIHAYLSGDCIECMACSDNVIRAGLTPKFKDVKQLLASLNYTGLPGSSKLFQPKELDAHSKLFAPPVPDFAVVQISTSAPEYTLKLPQSPGILLVLSGSRTIRLQGHSDLVLKRGSIVFIPPENMDRIELLTLDNTNNDFNAYLATQNSFN, from the exons ATGGAACTCCTGGgtaacattaaaaattatgaatggGGTAAATTGGGCGATTCTTCCGAGGTAGCCAACCTGTTTAAggcaaataaagaaaatttcgatATTATAAACAACATACCCTACGCTGAACTATGGATGGGTGACCATGGTAGTGGTCCGTCAGTGGTTAAATCATCCGGCCAGGAATTGGGACAAGTGTACAAGCAGCGCTTACCTTATCTCTTTAAGGTGTTAAGTGTACGCAAAGCATTAAGTATACAAGTTCATCCGAATAAG GAAGAAGCTACACGTTTGCACAAAGAAAGACCAGATTTATACAAAGATCCCAATCATAAACCAGAATTAGCCATAGCTTTAACACCGTTTATGGCTCTCTGTGGCTTTCGTCCATATGGTGAAATTTATCAATTTTGCCAACAATTACCTCCGCTAAAGAAACTCTTAGGTGGCGATACAGTGGTAAATGGTTTGTCCAATGGATCTACAAatgactttaaaaaatgttatgaaaCACTTATGACAGCTGATGCTGCTGACGTATCAAGAGTAATTGATATAATATTAAAAGACTATAATGAtg ttCTCATCAAATACAGCATACAAGAGACATTCTCCACCTTACACTCCGATTATCCTGGTGATGTTGGTGCACTATCGCTATTCTTTTTAAACTTACTCTATCTCCAGCCCGGTGAATCGATTTTTTTGGGAGCCAATGAAATTCATGCCTACCTCTCAGGTGATTGTATCGAATGCATGGCATGTTCGGATAATGTTATACGTGCTGGCTTAACACCAAAATTCAAAGATGTAAAACAATTATTGGCGTCATTGAATTACACTGGTTTGCCAGGTTCTTCAAAACTCTTCCAACCCAAAGAACTGGACGCACATAGCAAACTGTTTGCACCACCTGTACCAGATTTTGCAGTAGTACAAATTTCAACATCAGCTCCAGAATATACATTGAAATTACCACAATCTCCTGGTATATTATTAGTTTTAAGTGGTTCACGTACTATACGTTTACAAGGACATTCCGATTTAGTATTAAAACGTGGTTCCATTGTGTTCATACCACCAGAGAATATGGACCGTATCGAACTCTTAACCTTAGACAatacaaataatgattttaatGCATATTTGGCTACtcaaaattcttttaattga